A portion of the Corynebacterium heidelbergense genome contains these proteins:
- the infA gene encoding translation initiation factor IF-1, with translation MAKKEGAIEVEGRIVEPLPNAMFRVELDNGHKVLAHISGKMRQHYIRILPEDRVVVELSPYDLTRGRIVYRYK, from the coding sequence ATGGCAAAAAAGGAAGGCGCCATCGAGGTAGAGGGCCGCATTGTCGAGCCCCTGCCCAATGCGATGTTTCGTGTCGAGTTGGATAACGGCCACAAGGTGTTGGCCCACATCTCCGGCAAGATGCGCCAACACTACATCCGTATCCTCCCGGAGGACCGGGTGGTAGTGGAGCTGTCTCCCTACGACCTCACCCGCGGGCGCATCGTCTACCGCTACAAGTAA
- the rplO gene encoding 50S ribosomal protein L15: MSEPIKLHDLRPAKGANKPKTRVGRGEASKGKTAGRGTKGTKARKQVSAAFEGGQMPLHMRLPKLKGFKNPAKITYQVVNVGDLEKAFPNGGEVTVTDIVSAGLVRAKQPVKVLGNGEISVKINVTAQKFSRSAKEKIEAAGGSTTEA; the protein is encoded by the coding sequence ATGAGCGAACCCATCAAGCTCCACGACCTCCGGCCCGCCAAGGGCGCTAACAAGCCGAAGACCCGTGTCGGTCGCGGTGAAGCGTCCAAGGGTAAGACCGCCGGTCGTGGTACCAAGGGCACCAAGGCCCGCAAGCAGGTTTCGGCCGCATTCGAAGGTGGCCAGATGCCGCTGCACATGCGCCTGCCGAAGCTCAAGGGCTTCAAGAACCCGGCGAAGATTACCTACCAGGTGGTCAACGTCGGCGATCTGGAGAAGGCCTTCCCGAACGGTGGGGAAGTGACCGTGACGGATATCGTCTCCGCGGGTCTCGTCCGCGCTAAGCAGCCGGTGAAGGTTCTGGGTAATGGCGAGATCTCCGTGAAGATTAACGTCACCGCCCAGAAGTTCTCCCGCTCCGCCAAGGAGAAGATCGAAGCCGCAGGTGGCTCGACCACCGAGGCTTAA
- the rplR gene encoding 50S ribosomal protein L18 — translation MSKTESNKSGKRLPVGKDISTRRRVARSRRHFRIRKNLSGTAETPRLVVHRTSRHMHVQVIDDTVGHTLVAASTMEADVRNMEGDKKARGAKVGQLIAERAKEAGITSVVFDRAGYQYHGRVAALADAAREGGLKF, via the coding sequence ATGAGCAAAACCGAAAGCAACAAGTCCGGCAAGCGTCTCCCGGTGGGCAAGGACATCTCCACCCGCCGTCGCGTTGCACGTTCCCGCCGTCACTTCCGCATTCGCAAGAACCTCTCCGGCACCGCCGAGACCCCGCGTCTCGTCGTGCACCGGACCTCCCGGCACATGCACGTCCAGGTCATCGACGACACTGTCGGCCACACCCTGGTAGCGGCGTCCACAATGGAAGCCGACGTGCGCAACATGGAGGGCGACAAGAAGGCCCGCGGCGCCAAGGTTGGCCAGCTCATCGCCGAGCGCGCCAAGGAAGCCGGTATCACCTCCGTGGTCTTCGACCGCGCCGGGTACCAGTACCACGGCCGCGTTGCAGCGCTGGCCGACGCAGCTCGTGAAGGTGGTCTGAAGTTCTAA
- the rpmD gene encoding 50S ribosomal protein L30, with product MALKITQLRGTVGTRKSQRDALRSLGLRRIGQEVVRPDAPSVRGQINVVRHMVKVEEVAGE from the coding sequence ATGGCACTGAAAATCACTCAGCTCCGAGGAACTGTTGGAACACGCAAGAGCCAGCGCGACGCGCTGCGCTCCCTCGGCCTGCGGCGCATCGGCCAAGAAGTTGTTCGCCCGGACGCACCGTCCGTGCGTGGGCAGATCAACGTTGTGCGCCACATGGTCAAGGTTGAAGAAGTGGCAGGAGAGTAA
- a CDS encoding adenylate kinase — MRLVLLGPPGAGKGTQAALLSDTLTIPHISTGDLFRANISKGTDLGKQAQEYIDSGKLVPTEVTANMVQDRLEHDDAADGFLLDGFPRTIEQAELLEKMLADKGLRLDHVINYVVSEDVVVERMLARGRGDDNEDTIRTRLEVYRTETAPLIEHYQDILLNIDAEGNVEDITAATLDALDK, encoded by the coding sequence ATGAGACTCGTTCTCCTCGGCCCTCCCGGTGCAGGCAAGGGCACCCAGGCAGCCCTCCTCTCGGACACCCTCACGATCCCCCACATCTCCACGGGTGATCTCTTTCGGGCAAACATCTCCAAGGGCACGGACCTGGGCAAGCAGGCACAGGAATACATCGACTCGGGCAAGCTGGTACCCACCGAGGTCACCGCAAACATGGTCCAGGACCGCCTGGAGCATGACGACGCCGCCGACGGGTTTCTCCTCGACGGGTTCCCCCGAACCATCGAGCAGGCCGAACTGCTGGAAAAGATGCTGGCCGATAAAGGCCTCCGTCTGGACCACGTCATCAACTACGTGGTGAGCGAGGATGTGGTGGTCGAGCGGATGCTAGCCCGCGGTCGCGGTGACGACAACGAGGACACCATCCGCACCCGCCTGGAGGTGTATCGAACCGAAACCGCCCCGCTCATCGAGCACTACCAGGACATCCTGTTGAACATTGATGCCGAGGGCAACGTGGAGGACATCACCGCCGCCACCCTCGACGCCCTCGATAAGTAG
- the rplF gene encoding 50S ribosomal protein L6 gives MSRIGKAPVSVPSGVTVTINGQDVEVKGPKGTLSQQIPAPISVTQQDNEIIVSRPDDHRKNRSLHGLSRSLINNMVVGVTEGYTIKMEIFGVGYRVQLKGKNMEFALGYSHPVLIEAPEGVTFAVDGNTKFSIAGIDKQQVGQIAANIRRLRKDDPYKGKGIRYEGEQIRRKVGKTGK, from the coding sequence ATGTCTCGTATTGGCAAGGCACCGGTGTCCGTCCCCTCTGGCGTCACCGTCACCATCAACGGCCAGGACGTTGAGGTCAAGGGCCCCAAGGGCACCCTGTCCCAGCAGATCCCCGCGCCGATTTCCGTCACCCAGCAGGACAACGAGATTATCGTGTCCCGCCCGGATGACCACCGCAAGAACCGCTCCCTGCACGGCCTGTCCCGCTCGCTGATCAACAACATGGTCGTCGGCGTGACCGAGGGTTACACCATCAAGATGGAAATCTTCGGTGTTGGCTACCGCGTGCAGCTCAAGGGCAAGAACATGGAGTTCGCCCTCGGCTACTCCCACCCCGTGCTCATCGAAGCACCGGAAGGTGTGACGTTCGCCGTGGATGGTAACACCAAGTTCTCCATCGCCGGTATCGACAAGCAGCAGGTCGGACAGATCGCCGCCAACATCCGCCGTTTGCGGAAGGATGACCCCTACAAGGGCAAGGGCATCCGCTACGAAGGTGAGCAGATCCGTCGCAAGGTCGGAAAGACGGGTAAGTAA
- the rpsH gene encoding 30S ribosomal protein S8 gives MTMTDPIADMLSRVRNASNAFHDSVSMPSSKLKVNIAEILKQEGYIADYTVADREDGKAGKTLQIELKYGPSRERSVAGVRRVSKPGLRVYAKSNNLPKVLGGLGVAIISTSQGLLTDREANNKGVGGEVLAYVW, from the coding sequence ATGACCATGACTGACCCCATCGCGGACATGTTGTCTCGCGTGCGGAACGCTTCCAACGCGTTCCACGATTCCGTCTCGATGCCTTCCTCCAAGCTCAAGGTGAACATCGCCGAAATCTTGAAGCAGGAGGGGTACATCGCTGATTACACCGTCGCCGATCGTGAAGACGGCAAGGCTGGCAAGACCCTGCAGATCGAGCTGAAGTACGGTCCCTCGCGGGAGCGTTCTGTGGCCGGTGTGCGCCGCGTGTCTAAGCCCGGCCTGCGTGTGTACGCAAAGTCCAACAATCTGCCGAAGGTTCTCGGCGGTCTGGGTGTGGCCATTATCTCCACCTCCCAGGGCCTGCTGACCGACCGTGAGGCCAACAACAAGGGCGTGGGCGGCGAAGTCCTCGCCTACGTCTGGTAG
- the map gene encoding type I methionyl aminopeptidase, with amino-acid sequence MAFRKKKRVIAAKNPEQLQVMQAAGEIVGRALEAVRDAAGPGVTTLELDAIAEDVIRSAGAVPAFKGYQGFPGSICSSPNDMIVHGIPADDVVLRDGDLLSVDCGAILDGWVGDSAWTFGIGTLADEHHRLNEATAWVLDEGIKAMVPGNRLTDVSWALEEATARAEEKFGVPLHIVDGYGGHSIGRAMHEDPYLPNEGDPGHGPKIVEGSVLAIEPMLALGTPDSTVLADEWSVVTADGSYSSHWEHTVAATAEGPRILTPRAYRGR; translated from the coding sequence GTGGCATTCCGTAAGAAGAAGAGGGTCATCGCGGCCAAAAACCCTGAGCAGCTCCAGGTGATGCAGGCTGCCGGCGAGATCGTCGGTCGGGCGCTAGAAGCTGTTCGTGACGCTGCTGGCCCTGGCGTCACCACCCTAGAATTGGACGCCATCGCCGAAGACGTGATCCGATCGGCCGGAGCCGTACCCGCCTTCAAGGGCTATCAAGGGTTCCCCGGATCTATCTGCAGCTCCCCGAACGACATGATCGTTCACGGCATACCTGCCGACGACGTGGTGCTCCGCGACGGTGACCTGCTCAGCGTGGATTGCGGGGCGATCCTTGACGGTTGGGTCGGGGACTCCGCTTGGACCTTCGGTATCGGCACGCTGGCCGATGAACACCATCGTCTCAATGAGGCCACTGCCTGGGTACTGGACGAGGGGATTAAAGCAATGGTCCCGGGTAATCGCCTCACCGATGTGTCCTGGGCCCTAGAGGAGGCCACTGCTCGGGCGGAGGAGAAATTCGGCGTGCCCCTCCACATCGTCGACGGCTACGGTGGCCACAGCATCGGCCGGGCCATGCACGAAGATCCCTACCTACCCAATGAGGGCGACCCCGGCCACGGGCCGAAGATCGTGGAGGGCTCCGTGCTCGCCATCGAACCTATGTTGGCTCTGGGTACCCCGGATTCCACCGTCCTGGCCGACGAATGGTCCGTCGTGACCGCAGATGGTTCCTACTCCAGCCACTGGGAGCACACAGTAGCCGCCACGGCGGAAGGGCCGCGCATCCTTACCCCGCGCGCATATCGCGGGCGATAG
- a CDS encoding dicarboxylate/amino acid:cation symporter — protein MDVRRIRSSLLFKIIIAIVLGVICSLFFPDWLGRVFVTFNGLFGNFLKFFVPVLIFALITPAISSLGAGAGKWLGVTAGIAYGSTIVSGLVAYLVATAVYPIMLRGNSMVQAVDVEKGALAPYFTVEMPAPFEVMAALLLAFTLGIAMAATGARRLQAGAEELRGAIMRVIEGFIIPVLPIYIFGMFLSLGMNGNLITTLTSFGKVLLLATAMTWILLVAQYLLAGAVAKTNPLAALKNMLPAYFTALGTSSSAATIPVTLKSTIRNGVGESVAGFAVPLCATVHLSGSMMKICLFAFAILFLTGQGIGAGAAVGFILLLGIMMVAAPGVPGGAIMAAVGLLQSQLGFDEGQVALMIAAYIAIDSFGTAANVTGDGAIALIVNRLAKGDLSRQFGP, from the coding sequence ATGGACGTCCGCCGAATCCGCTCCTCCCTGTTGTTCAAGATCATCATCGCCATAGTGCTGGGAGTGATCTGCAGCCTCTTCTTCCCAGACTGGCTGGGGCGGGTGTTCGTCACTTTCAACGGGTTGTTCGGCAACTTCCTTAAGTTCTTCGTCCCCGTCCTCATTTTCGCGCTCATCACCCCCGCCATCTCCAGCCTCGGCGCAGGCGCTGGAAAGTGGCTCGGGGTCACGGCAGGAATCGCCTACGGCTCCACGATCGTCTCCGGGCTGGTCGCCTACCTGGTGGCCACAGCCGTCTACCCGATCATGCTTCGCGGGAACTCGATGGTTCAGGCGGTGGACGTGGAGAAAGGGGCCCTAGCGCCCTACTTCACCGTCGAGATGCCCGCGCCCTTCGAAGTGATGGCCGCCCTGCTGCTGGCATTCACGCTGGGCATTGCCATGGCCGCCACGGGTGCCCGGCGGCTCCAGGCCGGGGCTGAGGAGCTCCGCGGCGCCATCATGCGGGTCATCGAGGGGTTCATCATCCCGGTACTGCCGATCTACATCTTCGGCATGTTTCTCTCCCTGGGTATGAACGGCAACCTCATCACAACCCTCACATCCTTCGGCAAGGTCCTGCTGCTGGCCACCGCCATGACGTGGATTCTGCTCGTCGCCCAATATCTCCTCGCCGGGGCCGTGGCGAAAACCAATCCCCTCGCCGCGCTGAAGAACATGCTGCCCGCCTACTTCACCGCGCTGGGCACCTCCTCATCCGCTGCCACTATTCCCGTGACGCTGAAGTCGACTATCCGCAACGGGGTGGGGGAATCCGTGGCCGGCTTTGCGGTGCCCCTGTGCGCCACCGTGCACCTGTCCGGATCCATGATGAAGATCTGCCTCTTCGCCTTCGCTATTCTCTTCCTCACCGGCCAGGGGATTGGGGCCGGGGCGGCGGTCGGCTTCATCCTCCTCTTGGGCATCATGATGGTCGCCGCGCCCGGGGTGCCCGGCGGGGCGATCATGGCCGCAGTCGGGCTGCTGCAAAGCCAACTGGGCTTTGACGAGGGGCAGGTGGCCCTGATGATAGCCGCGTACATCGCTATCGACTCTTTCGGAACCGCCGCCAACGTCACGGGAGACGGGGCCATTGCGCTCATCGTTAACCGGTTGGCGAAAGGCGACCTCTCGCGCCAATTTGGGCCGTGA
- the rpsE gene encoding 30S ribosomal protein S5, which translates to MSERDRNGGRSADNNRGGRNERGGRGNERNNDRGGRNDRRGQQDERNQYMERVVTINRVSKVVKGGRRFSFTALVIVGDGQGMVGVGYGKAKEVPAAIQKGAEEARKNFFRVPMINGTITHPVQGEAAAGIVLLRPAAPGTGVIAGGAARPVLECAGVQDILSKSLGSDNAINVVHATVAGLKQLVRPEEVAARRGKSLEEVAPAAMLRARAAGQGA; encoded by the coding sequence ATGTCGGAACGTGACCGTAACGGCGGACGCTCCGCCGATAACAACCGTGGGGGCCGCAACGAGCGCGGCGGCCGCGGCAACGAGCGAAACAACGACCGCGGCGGGCGCAACGATCGCCGCGGCCAGCAGGACGAGCGTAACCAGTACATGGAGCGAGTCGTCACCATCAACCGCGTGTCCAAGGTGGTCAAGGGTGGTCGTCGCTTCAGCTTCACGGCTCTTGTGATCGTCGGCGACGGGCAAGGCATGGTCGGCGTTGGCTACGGCAAGGCCAAGGAAGTCCCCGCCGCCATCCAGAAGGGTGCCGAGGAAGCCCGGAAGAACTTCTTCCGCGTCCCCATGATCAACGGCACCATCACCCACCCCGTTCAGGGTGAGGCCGCAGCGGGGATCGTGCTCCTGCGCCCCGCCGCCCCGGGTACCGGTGTGATCGCCGGCGGTGCTGCCCGCCCCGTGCTCGAATGCGCAGGCGTGCAGGACATCCTGTCGAAGTCCCTGGGCTCGGACAACGCCATCAACGTCGTCCACGCAACCGTCGCCGGCCTAAAACAGCTAGTGCGCCCCGAGGAAGTTGCCGCTCGCCGCGGCAAGTCCCTGGAAGAGGTTGCACCCGCCGCCATGCTTCGCGCACGCGCTGCAGGACAGGGGGCCTAG
- the rpsM gene encoding 30S ribosomal protein S13, with protein MARLAGVDLPRDKRMEVALTYIFGIGPARSKELLEKTGISPDLRSKDLTDEQLTALRDVIENSWKVEGDLRREIQADIRRKIEIGSYQGLRHRRGLPVRGQRTKTNARTRKGPKKTIAGKKK; from the coding sequence ATGGCACGCCTTGCTGGTGTTGACCTCCCCCGCGATAAGCGCATGGAGGTCGCACTGACCTACATCTTCGGAATTGGCCCGGCCCGTTCCAAGGAACTGCTGGAAAAGACCGGCATCTCCCCTGACCTGCGCTCCAAGGACCTCACCGACGAGCAGCTAACCGCCCTGCGCGATGTCATCGAAAACTCCTGGAAGGTCGAAGGCGATCTGCGCCGCGAGATCCAGGCCGACATCCGCCGCAAGATCGAGATTGGTAGCTACCAGGGCCTGCGCCACCGCCGTGGCCTGCCCGTGCGTGGACAGCGCACCAAGACCAACGCTCGCACCCGTAAGGGACCGAAGAAGACGATCGCAGGAAAGAAGAAGTAA
- the secY gene encoding preprotein translocase subunit SecY gives MSAIASAFKNADLRKKIVFTFALIVLYRIGAQIPTPGVDYQLINQRVQDLTERSPVYGLINMFSGGALLQLSIFAVGIMPYITAMIIVQLLTVVIPRFEQLKKEGQTGQAKMTEYTRYLTVGLALLQSSGIVALADRQQLLGQGVPVLKPDVGIFGLIVMVLTMTAGAVLLMWFGELMTDRGIGNGMSLLIFAGIATRLPAEGASILQNSGGVVFAAVMAGVLILVVGVVFIEQGQRRVPVQYAKRMIGRRQYGETSTYLPLKVNQAGVIPVIFASSLLTVPILITQIIQSGSSNPSTQSNWWNRNVVTTLTDPSAWQYILIYLGLIIFFSFFYVSVQYDPYDQADNMKKYGGFIPGIRPGRPTAEYLGYVMNRLLIVGAIYLGAIAVLPNILINMGVQTGGQNLPFGGTAILILVSVALTTVKQVESQIMQANYEGFLK, from the coding sequence TTGTCCGCCATCGCCTCGGCGTTCAAGAACGCCGATCTGCGCAAGAAGATCGTCTTCACCTTTGCGCTGATCGTGCTGTACCGAATTGGCGCCCAGATCCCCACCCCCGGGGTGGATTATCAGCTGATCAACCAGCGGGTGCAGGACCTCACTGAACGGTCCCCCGTGTACGGACTGATCAACATGTTCTCCGGCGGCGCGCTGCTACAGCTTTCCATCTTCGCGGTTGGGATCATGCCCTACATCACGGCGATGATCATCGTTCAGCTGCTCACAGTGGTGATCCCCCGATTCGAGCAGTTGAAAAAGGAGGGGCAGACTGGTCAGGCGAAAATGACCGAATACACCCGCTACCTTACTGTTGGGCTAGCGCTGCTCCAGTCTTCCGGCATCGTGGCGCTCGCCGACCGGCAGCAGCTCCTCGGCCAGGGGGTGCCGGTGCTGAAGCCCGACGTGGGTATCTTCGGTCTGATTGTCATGGTGTTGACCATGACCGCCGGGGCCGTTCTGCTCATGTGGTTCGGCGAGCTTATGACCGACCGGGGCATCGGCAACGGCATGTCTCTGCTCATCTTCGCCGGCATCGCCACCCGTCTACCCGCGGAGGGCGCCTCCATCCTGCAGAACTCCGGCGGCGTTGTCTTTGCCGCCGTGATGGCCGGGGTTCTTATCCTGGTGGTCGGGGTTGTTTTCATCGAGCAGGGTCAGCGCCGCGTTCCGGTGCAATACGCTAAGCGAATGATTGGGCGACGCCAGTACGGGGAGACTTCCACCTACCTGCCGCTCAAGGTGAACCAGGCGGGTGTGATCCCAGTCATCTTCGCCTCCTCCCTGCTGACCGTCCCCATCCTGATTACTCAGATCATCCAATCCGGGTCATCGAATCCCAGCACCCAGAGCAACTGGTGGAACCGCAACGTGGTCACAACGCTAACGGACCCGTCAGCTTGGCAGTACATCCTCATCTACCTGGGCCTGATTATCTTCTTCTCGTTCTTTTACGTCTCCGTGCAATACGATCCATACGATCAGGCGGACAACATGAAGAAGTACGGCGGATTCATCCCCGGCATCCGCCCGGGCCGTCCCACGGCGGAATATCTCGGCTATGTCATGAACCGGCTCCTCATCGTCGGCGCTATTTACCTCGGTGCCATCGCAGTCCTGCCGAACATTCTCATTAACATGGGCGTACAGACAGGCGGCCAGAATCTACCGTTCGGTGGTACCGCCATCCTCATCCTCGTTTCCGTCGCGCTGACAACCGTCAAGCAGGTGGAATCGCAAATCATGCAAGCTAACTATGAAGGATTCCTGAAATGA